Proteins from a genomic interval of Crassostrea angulata isolate pt1a10 chromosome 7, ASM2561291v2, whole genome shotgun sequence:
- the LOC128156587 gene encoding uncharacterized protein LOC128156587, with the protein MPGRPIVSAIGHPTEKISEFIDLHLRPHVEDLPSYLKDTTDYLNKTPSSGLPDHTLLVIMDVTSLYTNIPHDEGIEACREVWDSRTIQQPSTESLLKLLEHVLKLNNLMFNVEHYIQISGTAMGTRMAPSYTNIFMGRLERNLLLRAPFKPLSWLRFIDDIEMKWVENRDCLNDFITFANSFHNSIKFTVDISSSKNVFLDTTSTLEDGEIKFSLHTKPTDSHLYLKPSSCPLPILLEEFLKD; encoded by the coding sequence ATGCCTGGGCGCCCTATAGTCAGTGCCATCGGCCACCCCACGGAGAAAATATCTGAATTTATAGATTTACATCTCCGTCCACATGTAGAAGATTTGCCATCATACCTCAAGGACACTACAGATTACCTGAATAAAACACCTTCCTCTGGCCTGCCAGACCATACTCTTCTCGTTATAATGGACGTCACGTCCTTGTACACGAATATTCCTCACGATGAAGGTATTGAGGCCTGCAGGGAGGTATGGGACAGTAGAACGATTCAGCAGCCGTCAACGGAATCTCTACTCAAGCTCCTTGAACATGTTCTCAAGCTGAacaatttaatgtttaatgtCGAACATTACATACAAATAAGTGGTACAGCTATGGGCACCAGAATGGCCCCCTCTTACACCAATATATTTATGGGAAGATTGGAACGCAACCTGCTTCTCAGAGCTCCTTTCAAACCTTTGAGCTGGTTGCGGTTCATTGATGATATTGAGATGAAATGGGTCGAAAACCGAGACTGCCTAAATGACTTCATCACCTTTGCCAACTCCTTCCACAATTCGATTAAATTCACAGTGGACATATCTAGttccaaaaatgtatttttggatACTACATCCACCTTGgaagatggtgaaataaaattcagtctcCATACCAAACCCACTGATTCTCACCTCTACCTCAAGCCATCGAGTTGCCCCCTCCCCATACTTTTAGAGGAATTCCTAAAGGATTAA